In Solanum lycopersicum chromosome 3, SLM_r2.1, the genomic stretch cttgaattgttattataataggAATAGTCCACTTATGGTGCCGGTGATTATGTGCTATGAATTATGTGGCCTCGTCggtattactttatgaattgtgaaacaATGTGGCCTCTTCGGCAttacttaatgaattatgatattatcatattataactTTATTATGTGAGTAAAAGGAAGGTCTTGATGACTTATATGCTATGTAAAGTCTAAGCATGAGTCTTCCTAGTTGATGATAGGTGTCACTAGTAGGCTGTAGTGAAGTCTTTATGTAAATGACTTGATATTAAAGTATGATTCTTCTTGATGAATTATATGAGACTTGTGTGGGTTTATAGTGATGATTTTATAGGAGTGTGTAGTATGAATTTCATGTACATCTAGTTGTCTTTATGCGTTCATGAATGAAATGTTATATGTGataatataaaatgaagtgtGTCTTGTCTAGGTAGACCTATGTCCCTTGCTTGATACATGAATGAATATGAGTCCTTGACTTAGTAGGTTAGAACACCTTTTATCatgaatgtatatatatgaaatgaatatgatcttgaatatagcaaagaaggtcatttatgtggaacctttggaaagaaggttatgatatccttgaagtcgaaagtcgtaatgatatccttcttgtgtgaatgatggacttaaggttagttGGCTGAAACGGCAtgaatcatccttaggaaagtcattgagctatcctttTAACCAATGTAACACAACCATAGGGGACCACTTTGGTAAGGTGTAATGTGATTTGGTTTGAACTTGACATGAAACCTCTTCATATACTCTTTGATTGAAATATTATacgagaacaaaggctagcaccaagtgagtatggtTCGGGGAGTAGCTCTAGTTAAAGGTGAGTCTAGAGTACAAATAAATCCTTCATATTTCTTAATCATGtacctacatgggatgtgtcttaagttctaccattggcaagtagaacaacctccaTCAGAGTGGGTTcatgactccggattccatgattagctaacatggtctatgtctgttattgtctattctcattaCATGGGATACATACTAATGTTGGAGAAGTATATGAAATATAGGCAGTGGAatgagacactatctagacattgcacaactaggctttgaagatgttagtgtgtGAGTCCCTAAGTCTTCTTCAAGACCATTAGGTGAATGTTCGTACatgttgaatgtctcttaaaggAGTTAATGAACACAATGACGTAAGTAAAGATATGTTAATGAGAAGACAAGTATCTAGAGTAGGCTTGAAGAGGGGCTATGAGcgttctcttcatgtcttacttaggtgagtcttagattAATTCTAGGTAGAAAGTTTAATTCATGACATGGGAATAATCCTATCTTAGGTAATTTATAGGATCTCTTTCGTGTGTGTGAAAGGATTGTGTGGACGGTCctttcataactcactcaactgaaccttagaatcacctttggtggGAGGGTCtcttggttgtgtgttttgATATATTCTTGATGCTATCTTATGTCATGTGATGTTATTGTGAGTTCACTATAATGTTACTTAAATTGCTATATATTGAGTACGACTTGGAATGTGTCTTATAATGTGATGTTTGGTACTTAAATATTGTTCCTATACTTATGTATGGAGTTTTAACTTAAAAGAGCATGTTTTGACTCAAATTTCCGTTTTCATGGTTTTatgcatatgtcatacttagtacatgcattgtactaattccatacttttTGTCTATTTCAAAAGGTGTGATTAGCAAGTGAGGGTTGTCTTGAAGCAAGGCTTGGAATCTAGACTctttcaagcaaagttgaagtatgtcctcacttgactcgaggacATAACTATCTTTAgacttcttttatttaaaatattgtaatagaccAAGTTCTTACATTTTgattgtatgggtcgtgtcccaagtattcatATGTCTAAGATGGTGACTTGAGACTTAACTATATTCCTTATGTTTAATGAAAGATATTTGAAGTACTATttcatgtgaaaagttttaattccgcactatttttcatacatgtatacaatgaatgatgtcatagggcttgtacaagacctccgagagatcAAGCACGTTCTTTTGCGATTCGAGACGACCATATCTTCTAGGATGTACTCTTGGGTCTTtagaaaaaatcttttttttctcaaagtttttGAATGAGGCCACTAATTcctataaagaaataaaatttgaatcgtTTAATCATCTCTAATCTCATAATATCTAAAGGAAAATATTACTAACATGCACCTTTGATCGATTTGCttatagaaatataaaaaaaaagataaataactcGATTGTAACCCAAAATTAAAGTAATCGACCGCTATCTTACTTTGAACAATGTGACACCCAAGACCTCCAAATCCTAGATTCACATATTCTAATaagtaattcatattcattggAGTACTTCATATGGTCATTGATTAATTATTCTCGCCACTCACTATtctataaaatttgattttgaaaataaactcaaaactTTTAGTAGTCATCCAAATGCattataacttttgaaatataacatattaactatttattgaaaatttgacttaagaaaactaaataaggataaaagagtaaaattacttaatttattaatgCAAGTGCAatctaaaaaaaagattatgaagagagagaaagtctACATTGAATAATTGAGGGAAATCGAAAatattgttatgtattttaGATATGCAAAATTGAAAGTGCGGCCCTATGTAAATAGTAATAAATGTTACCGGTgagcaataatattttatggggaaaattgtatataatagcaaattattaattcaaattaaatgttatatatatagtttgatttaattgtaccccATAAACTATTGCAATTTCTCGCTCACCACTCTTCTTCTCACTAGGCGTCTCGTTCGTCTCTTTCActtttatataaacacaaatgtataaaatgagtttgaatttgtataaagtgagagaaaattatatatattcatatattttcgttcccctTTTCctatatctcgctcgccactctcacAAATCTCGCTCGCTGCTCTAACTCGCCTCTataactttatacaaacacaaatgtatacattccgtttgtgtttgtataaagcaagagaaaattatatagacaaatacaaatgtatatattttggTCTTATACACTTATGAGTATACAAATACGATATTTCTCTGCCCAATTTtgttttgtctttctctctttcttgctttatataaacacaaactGTACAAatgattcttttatatatatataccgaaataaattatataattactttttttgtatatatgtatataagatagtcataacaaacataaagtTTACTACGAATGCAATAATGCAAACTATGATTTTAATGTTTGTTATATGTAAAAGTTACTATATTTTCTAATTATAGcgatattaaataatataaatttacgtGATTAGGtaattttatccaaaatatatacgtcaattttttttaaagggaTGGATTAGTAATACAAGTTGCAACAACAAAGGAAACGGGCTAAACCGGTGCCCGATTGTACTCTTCCTATTACCGATGCAAATCAAATTAACCAAAGAACCTAAAGGTACAACCCTAATCAGCACAGAAAAAATAATTCTGAACGCCTGAATATCCCTGAGGCCGACGAGCTCGACCCCGTCTCGTCGTCTATCAACTTACGTCACCGTTCATAGCTTCTGGAACCCTAGTATAATCGACATGGTCGAGGTTGAGGCTTCTACACCTGATCTCAACGACAAAGCCTCATCTCCTCACCACACAATGACAATGGTTTCAATTCTCAATTTTCATCTTTCCTTTGAGCTTTATATCGTACCTCATTTTGTTGTTTTACAGTTAATTTTCGATTTCTTTGTGTTTGCTGAAGTGAAGCATCCACTTATTATTCATCAAAGCTTTCATGATCATTTGGTTCTCTTTCAGTTTCTCGCTTCCTCCTTCTCTGTGTGTGCTTTTGTGTTAAATTAGCTGTTCAGCTTTAGAATGCAGTAGCAATTTACTAGAATCAGAGAAGAagctttcctttttagtctgtgGAAATAAGACTGTTAGCTTTCTATAATTAGAAAtaacttaactttaaaatttcgTTTTTATTTATAGTCACATAGATATACAAGGCTTGTTTTAGACtaaaaatttcagaaatcttcatttctttctttaatcTTTGTGTGTGAAGTCAaacaatatcacataaattgagacataaGGGAGTAGAACTTGTAAACTGTCTGGACGAAGAAAAACAGAGTTGCTTAAAAATGTCACTGCACCAATTGTAACTTCAAGAAGGTAGTGAATAGAGCacaacatcatcaacaacaaatatagtGTGATCTTACAAGTATTGTCTGTGGAGGGTAAGATGTACACAGCCTTACCTCTACCTTTTTGGGGTAGAGTGGCTGTTCCAGATTGACCCTCGGCAGCCCTCCTTTATTGGGGCTTGGGACCGGCAGAATGAGAGAGATCACACAGGAAGAGTTGTAGTGAATAATAAAGCATATGATATTTATATCACATTTAAAAGATGATGTAGGAAAGTGGAACAATCCAATCTGGGTACTGTTTATTAAGCCATTTGTGCCTGAAAGTATGATAGTCCAGGTTTTCTGTCACGGAATTATTGACTTGCAAAGTACTAGTGGGCTTTGAAGACACTGAGGATACGAATCATGTAAAAATGATAACTTTGTCTTTAAATTAaggacagtatatatcaaagTGCAGGTATCAGCTCCGCTTGGCTGTTTTGTGTTGCACTATCAGCATACTTCAGAACATTACATGGTTTAATAGCATTTTATTCACAAAACAAATGCACTGTTTATTAAGGAAATTGACAGTATGAAGAAACTGGACATCGAGAGTAGCTGAATGTTAACAAATTAGCAGCTAacatttaggagttgctgaatCTGTATGCAAATACTGCCCCCGGCTTGCAGACATGTTTTCAGCTGATGCTGTAGTTGGGAGCATCATAGCATATAATGGTCACAGTTTTTAAATGTTGTGAACTTGTTCATTTGCTGTTCAGTCAAAAGAGTTAATTTTTTCTAGATTCTATGTGCTTTGGCCTAGTGGAGTTTGTAACATTGTTGGCCTAGTGGAGTTTTAGCATGCatgctttcattttttttcccttAAGGTGGATGGTTATTTTTGGTAACTGAATTTCTCCAATCTTTAATTTTAAGGTGCCTACTGAAGGAGAATTTTCAATAGGAAAGAGGAAGGATCAAGGTATTAGTGAACCTGAAGGGagtagaaaaaagaagaaaaaacaagtaGCCACTCCTCGTCCTGCTTGCTCTTGGGTGCACTTCAGGTGACATGTTTATTTGAGTAAATACCTTATCTTTGTAACTTGTGTATCTAATTTCCACTGCTTTTGGACTACCATGTTCTTCTAACACGGAGATAATATTTTCAGCCGTGACTTTATTAAAGAGTATAGTGCTACACATCCTGAATCTTCAGGCCTGAAAGTTGTAAGAGTCTATTTGTATTTATGAGATGCATTAGCGTACACCTGTTTGTTACACACAAGCCTGTTAGTAAGAGCACATCACTTTCCAGGCCACAAAGGCAGCATCAGATGCATGGAAGCTGATGGGTCCTGAGGAGAAGGCAAAGTACACTACTCGTGCTCGTGAAGTGTGGGATAAGTACCTGAGCTCAGCACCTGCCCGTGCTCCTAAGCCAAGAAGACAGGTTAACTCGTAACACTAAGAATGTTTAATATCTTTGACTTCTTATGAACTTCTTGATGGACTGCTTATGCAGACCAAACTAGTCACTAGGTGTTCCCCCGGCCGTCTACTAAATGTCTTACAAAGGCTCACACCTGACCAGAAGGAAGCTGTAAAGAGCATGGGTTTTGGTAGCATCCTTGGCCTCAGATGTCGGACTCTTCGAAGAAGCTTGTGTCTTTGGATATTGGAGAGGTTCAATACTGTAAGACGTAGCTTGGAAATCTGTGGTGAGAGGATACCCTTAACTCCAAGGGATGTGGAACTTGTAATGGGTTTGCCTGCCAGTGGAAAAGATGTGGTTAACTCAGGGTCTGATGAATTGATTTTACAGTTACGTAAACGATACAATGCCACCAATCGTGGGATTTCTGTCCGTCTTCTGGAGGAACGACTTGCAGCTCCAGAAGCTGGAGAGGATTTCAAAAGGTCATTCGTACTTTATGTAATGGGCACTCTTTTGTGCCCAACTGCAAGGCTTGACGTAAGCCCTTCTTTCCTCCATTTTTTGACAAATATGGATGTACTCCATCAATATAATTGGGGGAAGTTCTTGCTTGACCGGCTAGTGCGGGAGATATCTCGTTTTCGTCAAGGAAAGCAGCGTGCAGTTGGGGGCTGTCTTTTGTTTCTCCAGGTGACGGTGAATGATGTGAAATACCCATCTCTGTTTTATCTTATTAGTGCTTAATTTAATCTTTCGTTGGTTTGCAGCTCTTTTACTATGAGAGTGTTGCTGTTGGAGCAGCATATGAATCAGCCCCTGTAGCTTTCCCTTGCTTATTCTCATGGGGTGAGGAGGAGATTAGTGAGAGAGAAAAGCAAGAGAAGGAACTTGGTGGCTATGGCTCAGGGGAGGTACACTCTAGTTGTCTGATTAAGTAAACCAACATGTTCTCATATTATTCTAATCTTATTCTCTCATGCAGGTAGTCTGCATGGACAGAGGACTTGGGATGGGGTCATTGGGATACAAAGCCCAAACTGACAGTATGCCGCTGAGAGCAGTGGAACCAATGCAAGAGATTTCTCATGCACAGGTATAGGAGAGGTGTGGTTTAGTAATTTGTTATTCTCATAAGTAACCTGTTTGTCTTATAGTCGCAGCTTGTAAGTATCAAGTAAGGCCTGGTATGTCTTCTTACGTCCTAATATATTCATCTATACAGGCGTTCAGTTTTGACTAAGTACAATGCTTAAATTTGTTTGAATATATAGTAGGCTGTTCTCAACTCCCTATGTTTGACAGCCTTATTTCTCATCGACTGTTGGCCTAGTCACATACCAGTTTATTGATGGAAATAAAGGTTAAATACTTCGTCTTTCATATTCTTAATACATCAAATTAAGAACCTTGCAGAAAATCTATGTCAGAAGAAAAGAAAGTACTTTGAGAATTAAGATCAACATAGAGCTGATTAAACAGAGAGAAGGTTATCAAAGCATAGTGAGGTGTATGCTTACCTCAGCATTTCGTACAAATTACAATAGTTTTTCCCTTTCCTTTTTGGGGCAGTTGGATGGGAGGTAGGGCGAGGAGTACCTTGGCCTCAACTCCAGTTTGCCATATCCGTGCTTTTATTTTCCTAATATTGCATTATAGATATCTTGGTGATTATCATCTATTTGGCAGGACATGGAAGATGAAGAGTATGAGGATACCTTCACAGAACAGGTGATGTGCCATCTAATTCTTGCTCTACTAATTAAAATGTTTTACCCTGAACTGAGACCTGGAAGGAGCACGTTGCTATCATCATGTCAACACATGACTTGCTTCAATGACCCAGAAGCAAATGATATTGAGACGTTAGAGTGTTTGGTTGATGCTTTAaataatagattgagtgactaaTGAGGGTAAACAATGAGTAAAATATTACAAACTAAAAAATAGTTATCCTAAATCCAAATGCATCTGCgttatgtatgtttttataATTGGAACCTTATATTGAATCATggtaaattttacttttaaagaTCTTAGAATCTGGGAGGCTTACCCAATCGtctcttttcttttgaataaattttcatttatggTACAAGTTAATTTAAGTATTCTCTTAGAATTTCAAGTTCAGAAAAAGTACTCTCTTGGAATGATTTGACCAAAATGATTTGCTACCCCCCTTCAGGAACATCCACCCACAGATAGCATAGAGGGGAATGTAGTCTGTGCAGAGATTGAAGTAGTTGCTGGTTCAGGACCAGTACCATGCGGAAACATCAAGTATGGATGCACAGAAATTGTTGACTACTCAAAGAAAAGAGATCACGAAGACGCCTGCCCTTATGCACCATGCCCATGCCCTCTCCAGAACTGTAAATTTGTTAATTCCTCCAAGCAACTCTCATCGCATTTCAGCAGTAAGCACTGTGATTCAGGAAGGCACTTCCAGTATGATTGCCCATTGCCTATCTCGTTGAGCAAGAAGGAAACTTTCCTTGTTTTACAAGCAGAAAAAGATGGGGTCCTCTTTCTTCTTTCCAAGGGAACACAAAGTATAGGGCATACCATTGTGATTACTTGTATCGGTCCAAGCTCATCAAAGGAATGCTTCTTGTATGATGTTGTAGCAGAAAAAGGAAGCAGTTCACTGAAATTTAAATCATCTGCTCATAGTTTTCCAGGTAGATTTCAAGGTTTACCCCCGGTGGATTTTCTCCTGGTTCCTTTTGCTCATCTGGACTCATCGGGGCAGCTAGATTTAGAGATTTGTATATGGAGCCCGACGGAGCCTGGATCAGAGTGAGCTCTGTAGATGTAACATAGCAGCTTTGTTTGTACAATTGTATTTGTCAGAATGTAGTAATATGTTATTAATCAACATATTTTGGGAGTTTATTGATAAACGGAATGAAGGAAAATTATTGATCATATTTCTGTCCATAAAACATTACAACTTTGCTGTAATGGAGGGGGCAATCTTTGTTATTATACTTCCCTTGGGCTGCTTAAATTTGTATGTTTTCCAGTATATCATTGAGCGTGCTGAGAAATTTTTCGCCTCCGCTGACTAGGATTTATTCTGTTGAACTCGTGAAGAAGCAAGCTTATCCTTGCCCTTACTAAATTATTCGGGACCTCTGACTTGAATTATATGAGGCGAAAACTCGTTTCAAGTATAGTTTGGACTTGAGAGGGTGAGGCTCGCTCAACCCAATGGTAAGATGCAACTTAGGTCAACTAGTAGAGAAAAAATAATCCGTGTTCAGTTACTcaatttaatcaatataaaCAAGATTAATTTCGAGATTTGCGAGGGTAAATATAATGAACAAAAGGGTGTAAGAATGTTTTAAAGTTAGCATTTCCAACCGGTtcttttattttggagttataacctaatatttgatttttcagaGAGTTTTGCATTATTTGAGATGTTGACTAAAATAATGATGATgtaattactttatttaatgATTCATATTTGAACAACGTTGATGTTCATGCTTTCTAACGACATAGgattttcaatatttcttttcatgAATTCAAGGTGTTTATTTGTCATTTCttaaagtttattattttattcatttattaaatttatgataagtttttgttttaatatttacCAAACACtctcatatttattttgtgtttttattacggttgttattattattgaaatgttgttgttgttacgcTTCAAAAATCTAAAgttgttataaattcattgaactaAGTGGATGATCCATTTATTTATGAACATATCCTCATCATGGATGAATATGTATTCCCAAGATTTATCTTTGGGGAGAGGGGGAAGGGAGAAGCAGGGCTCGAAGAACGAGCCGAGCCGTGCAAGGACGCGGGGATATAGCAAGTAAGCAGTAAGGTTCTCCCCTTAGGACCGGTTCGCCCCCTGTCTCCCGCTCAAAGTTTCTTGTAAACTTGTCACAAAAGGCGCGACAGCTTCTAGTAAGTCgttcatttttgtattttagaaTCGATTCCGCCCCTAAGGCTAGCTCCtactcctcctcctccttctccttTAGGATAGGATCCTCCTTGGTCTTACATAACAATAACACAACACTCATAACAATAACACAACACTCTCGGCTTGATCCAAATAAATCGgattcgggggggggggggggggggagggggggcgCCTAAGGTTCCAACTTAGGAATCAATCAACTTTAATCCACAGCCATTATTGTCTTTCTACAATAATGGTATGGATTTGGTTGATGATCGGAGATTACAAAAGTATATCGACCGTCTATGATAATCAATGTTACCATTAATTACCATAGATGTCCAACCACTCTTGGTGCTCCATTTCGACACCAACGAATATTCAACTAAACACTCTATTTTGTGCTCAGAGAAATCCATTCAAGGAATTGGAAAATTCCTTGACCGGGTCTTGAAAACCCGGATGGGAGGCTCTCACCCTGTCCCCGACATTGTTCTCCGACGATGTCCCCTGGGCAAAAGGAGCTGAAAGCCACTTGACTGTTATTCCACCAGTACGGGTCACTTTATCCGGATGTAACAGTGTAGTAGCAACTGCAGACGGGGTCGGCATGAGACGTCGGTTTTTGATTAACATCCTTTTGCCACTATCTTTCTTTCATAAAAATGCAGCCCCTACCATTAGTC encodes the following:
- the LOC101262187 gene encoding uncharacterized protein — its product is MVEVEASTPDLNDKASSPHHTMTMVPTEGEFSIGKRKDQGISEPEGSRKKKKKQVATPRPACSWVHFSRDFIKEYSATHPESSGLKVATKAASDAWKLMGPEEKAKYTTRAREVWDKYLSSAPARAPKPRRQTKLVTRCSPGRLLNVLQRLTPDQKEAVKSMGFGSILGLRCRTLRRSLCLWILERFNTVRRSLEICGERIPLTPRDVELVMGLPASGKDVVNSGSDELILQLRKRYNATNRGISVRLLEERLAAPEAGEDFKRSFVLYVMGTLLCPTARLDVSPSFLHFLTNMDVLHQYNWGKFLLDRLVREISRFRQGKQRAVGGCLLFLQLFYYESVAVGAAYESAPVAFPCLFSWGEEEISEREKQEKELGGYGSGEVVCMDRGLGMGSLGYKAQTDSMPLRAVEPMQEISHAQDMEDEEYEDTFTEQEHPPTDSIEGNVVCAEIEVVAGSGPVPCGNIKYGCTEIVDYSKKRDHEDACPYAPCPCPLQNCKFVNSSKQLSSHFSSKHCDSGRHFQYDCPLPISLSKKETFLVLQAEKDGVLFLLSKGTQSIGHTIVITCIGPSSSKECFLYDVVAEKGSSSLKFKSSAHSFPGRFQGLPPVDFLLVPFAHLDSSGQLDLEICIWSPTEPGSE